The following are encoded together in the Oscillospiraceae bacterium genome:
- a CDS encoding NCS2 family permease yields MDKFFKISEHGSNYRREIIGGLTTFFAMAYIIFVNPSQLCNDFAASISGAMDASYAAGVMVATCIASALGCFLTAFLANVPFAQAPGMGLNAFFTWTCCVVMGYTWQQALTIVLISGILFLIISVSPLRSKIIASIPAGLKSAIGAGIGLFIAFIGLINSGKGIIKLDGDLHITGLNFKLNVLDEAGNVTGSVWNKAALLTIMGVIIIAALMAWKVKGAIFIGIIATTVIALPLGVTSLPTADSFNFNAIGDISKVAFKFDFAGLFGHGVLSLITAIISFLVVDMFDTVGTLIGTAGNAGMLDKNGNLPGGDRALIADAAATCVGACLGTSTVTTYVESSAGISEGARTGLSSVIVGVLFLLGIFLYPIAGIIPGAATAPALIIVGVLMLKSAAKVDWGDIEIAIPAFLTIAIMPFAYSISDGIGFGFISYTIIKMVRGKFKEIPVLMYILSVIFIAMYILKNL; encoded by the coding sequence ATGGACAAATTCTTTAAGATTTCCGAACACGGTTCGAATTACCGAAGAGAAATCATCGGCGGGCTTACCACTTTCTTCGCAATGGCTTACATAATATTTGTCAACCCGAGCCAGCTTTGCAACGATTTCGCGGCAAGTATTTCGGGCGCGATGGATGCGAGTTATGCTGCCGGCGTTATGGTGGCGACTTGTATTGCCTCTGCTCTGGGCTGTTTTCTTACCGCGTTCTTAGCCAATGTTCCGTTTGCTCAGGCACCCGGTATGGGGCTTAACGCATTCTTCACCTGGACATGTTGCGTTGTTATGGGATATACATGGCAGCAGGCATTGACAATCGTTCTTATTTCCGGCATTCTTTTTCTCATCATCTCGGTTTCTCCTCTTCGCAGCAAAATTATCGCGTCGATTCCCGCCGGACTTAAATCGGCCATTGGCGCAGGAATCGGGCTTTTCATCGCCTTTATCGGACTCATTAATTCCGGAAAGGGTATAATAAAGCTTGATGGCGATCTCCATATCACCGGGCTCAATTTCAAGCTTAATGTTCTTGATGAAGCGGGAAATGTTACCGGCTCAGTATGGAACAAAGCGGCTCTTCTCACTATAATGGGCGTAATTATCATTGCCGCTCTTATGGCATGGAAGGTAAAGGGCGCAATATTCATCGGAATTATCGCTACTACGGTTATTGCCCTCCCGCTCGGCGTTACGTCTCTCCCGACGGCTGATTCATTCAACTTTAATGCCATAGGCGATATAAGCAAGGTTGCTTTCAAATTCGATTTCGCTGGGCTTTTCGGGCATGGAGTGCTTTCATTGATTACCGCCATAATCAGCTTCCTTGTAGTTGATATGTTTGACACAGTAGGAACGCTTATCGGCACTGCGGGCAACGCTGGAATGCTTGATAAGAATGGCAATCTCCCGGGAGGCGACAGAGCGCTCATCGCTGATGCTGCCGCAACCTGCGTCGGGGCCTGCCTCGGTACATCCACCGTTACCACCTATGTGGAATCCTCCGCCGGTATATCCGAAGGCGCAAGAACGGGGCTTTCATCCGTGATTGTCGGAGTTCTGTTCCTTCTCGGTATATTCCTTTATCCGATTGCCGGTATTATTCCCGGCGCGGCAACTGCTCCGGCACTTATCATTGTCGGCGTTCTTATGCTCAAGAGTGCGGCAAAGGTCGATTGGGGCGATATTGAAATAGCGATTCCGGCTTTCCTGACGATTGCTATCATGCCTTTTGCATACAGCATTTCGGACGGTATCGGATTCGGCTTTATTTCATATACAATAATTAAGATGGTTCGCGGAAAATTCAAGGAAATACCTGTTCTTATGTATATTCTTTCCGTTATCTTTATCGCGATGTATATTCTTAAAAATCTATAA
- a CDS encoding rubrerythrin family protein → MELKGSKTEKNLAAAFAGESQARNKYTYFASAARKEGYEQIAAIFEATANNEKEHAKLWLKALDGIGDTAANLAAAAEGENYEWTDMYEGFARDAEEEGFKALAAQFRGVAKIEKSHEERYRALLNNIQMKAVFEKSGETMWECRNCGHLVMGKKAPEVCPVCKHPQSYFEVRKENY, encoded by the coding sequence ATGGAACTCAAAGGATCAAAAACAGAAAAAAACCTCGCCGCCGCTTTTGCCGGCGAATCGCAGGCTCGCAACAAATATACTTATTTTGCTTCCGCAGCAAGAAAAGAAGGCTATGAACAGATAGCGGCAATTTTTGAAGCTACTGCCAATAACGAAAAAGAACATGCAAAACTCTGGTTAAAAGCGCTGGACGGGATTGGCGATACGGCCGCAAATCTTGCCGCCGCTGCCGAAGGCGAAAACTATGAATGGACCGATATGTACGAAGGCTTTGCGAGGGATGCCGAAGAAGAAGGCTTCAAGGCTCTTGCCGCTCAGTTCCGCGGAGTCGCTAAAATTGAAAAATCCCATGAAGAGCGTTACCGCGCTTTACTTAACAATATACAGATGAAAGCTGTTTTTGAAAAATCAGGAGAAACGATGTGGGAATGCCGCAACTGCGGGCATCTCGTAATGGGCAAAAAAGCGCCTGAGGTATGCCCGGTATGCAAACATCCACAGAGTTACTTTGAAGTTCGTAAAGAGAATTACTGA
- a CDS encoding transcriptional repressor encodes MNKRTTIQKVLILEAVRSMCDHPTADEVYNAVSTKCPNVSKATVYRNLKLLSGEGDILRVAVVHGPDIFDRNVSPHFHFKCVCCGKVSDFNIICANELSIPEKYPAGYDVTGYEMIFFGRCPNCAGARKNQ; translated from the coding sequence ATGAACAAGCGCACAACCATTCAAAAGGTTCTGATACTCGAAGCAGTGAGATCAATGTGCGACCATCCCACAGCAGATGAAGTTTATAATGCGGTGTCAACAAAATGTCCTAATGTCAGCAAAGCAACCGTATATCGGAATCTGAAGCTGCTTTCCGGCGAAGGGGATATCCTGCGGGTTGCCGTTGTGCACGGCCCTGATATATTCGACCGCAATGTGTCTCCGCATTTCCATTTTAAATGTGTTTGCTGCGGGAAAGTATCGGACTTTAATATAATATGTGCGAACGAGCTGTCAATTCCGGAGAAATATCCCGCCGGATATGATGTGACAGGATATGAAATGATCTTTTTCGGACGGTGCCCAAATTGTGCCGGAGCAAGAAAAAATCAATAA
- a CDS encoding YlxR family protein, with protein sequence MQKKIPERRCTGCGESKPKKELIRVVRSPEGEISLDFKGKKPGRGAYVCHDLKCLAKARKTKRLEHSLSCEIPDEVYGALEKEMAETAETTEGEAKA encoded by the coding sequence ATGCAAAAAAAGATTCCGGAGCGCAGATGCACTGGATGCGGCGAATCAAAGCCCAAAAAGGAATTAATCCGCGTCGTGCGTTCGCCTGAGGGCGAAATATCGCTCGATTTCAAAGGTAAAAAACCCGGGCGCGGAGCATATGTTTGTCACGATCTGAAATGTCTGGCAAAAGCAAGGAAGACAAAGCGTCTAGAGCATTCGCTATCATGTGAAATACCCGACGAAGTTTATGGGGCGCTTGAAAAAGAAATGGCCGAAACGGCCGAAACAACGGAGGGCGAAGCCAAGGCTTGA
- the nusA gene encoding transcription termination factor NusA, whose protein sequence is MISNEFFDALEALEKEKGIPKGYMLEKVEAALLTAYKKDTDGHSNVRVSLDMEKKTIKMYSQRTVVEEVTDDKNEISLDEAHKTNKKAELGDIIEFEIKPKNFGRIPAQTAKMVIIQAIREAERGMMIKEYESKKEDVVTGVVQIIEPVTGNVILELGKNQATLMKSEQMPTDRFRVGDHVKVFVMEVKKETRGPIVILSRTHPGLVKRIFEIEVPEIRDGTVIIQSIAREAGSRSKIAVYSRDDDVDPIGSCIGVRGMRKNNILNELAGEKIDIVKYSEKPEEYIKAALSPASVLSVKMIGERSCRVTVSSDQLSLAIGKEGQNARLAAKLTGYKIDIKPDGFVDEQEADETENA, encoded by the coding sequence ATGATCAGCAATGAATTTTTTGACGCACTCGAGGCGTTGGAAAAGGAAAAGGGCATACCGAAGGGCTATATGCTCGAAAAAGTCGAGGCGGCGCTCCTGACCGCATATAAAAAAGATACAGATGGACACAGTAATGTGAGAGTTTCTCTTGATATGGAGAAAAAAACAATTAAAATGTATAGCCAACGCACCGTTGTCGAAGAAGTAACGGATGACAAAAATGAAATATCGCTTGATGAAGCTCATAAGACAAATAAGAAAGCGGAGCTGGGCGATATAATTGAATTTGAAATAAAGCCCAAAAATTTCGGCCGTATTCCCGCTCAGACTGCAAAAATGGTCATCATTCAGGCCATAAGAGAGGCAGAACGCGGAATGATGATAAAAGAATATGAAAGCAAAAAGGAAGATGTCGTAACCGGCGTCGTCCAGATAATAGAGCCGGTCACAGGAAACGTGATACTCGAACTTGGAAAGAACCAGGCCACCCTGATGAAATCGGAGCAGATGCCCACCGACCGTTTCCGTGTCGGCGATCATGTCAAAGTTTTCGTTATGGAAGTTAAAAAGGAAACCCGCGGTCCGATCGTAATCCTTTCCAGAACTCATCCCGGGCTGGTCAAGCGAATATTCGAAATCGAGGTTCCAGAAATACGCGACGGCACGGTTATCATCCAATCGATAGCGCGTGAAGCAGGAAGCAGATCAAAAATCGCAGTATATTCCCGAGATGACGATGTCGATCCGATAGGCTCATGCATAGGAGTGCGCGGAATGCGCAAAAATAATATATTGAACGAGCTTGCCGGCGAAAAGATTGACATAGTAAAATATTCCGAAAAGCCGGAGGAATATATAAAGGCGGCGCTTTCGCCCGCTTCAGTGCTTTCGGTAAAGATGATCGGAGAAAGATCATGCCGTGTCACTGTCAGCTCGGATCAGCTTTCACTTGCGATAGGAAAAGAAGGTCAGAACGCAAGGCTCGCCGCAAAGCTTACCGGTTACAAAATCGACATCAAGCCGGATGGCTTTGTCGATGAACAAGAGGCGGATGAAACAGAAAACGCCTGA
- the rimP gene encoding ribosome maturation factor RimP: MSQKQTQHSVRIADTVKALIKDKISSLGYILWDVEYYKEGAYYNLTVTIDSPEGISLSDCEKVTKQIDPILDENDPVPDSYYLEVSSAGLERELKTDDHIRAYIGKEIKLGFFTALESGDKSISGILNGYRDEELSVTIDAGLNKSAETGCDKKELRILKRSCAYIRSVYNENEANAEIIERNDKQNDQQ; the protein is encoded by the coding sequence ATGTCACAAAAACAGACACAGCATTCCGTCCGAATTGCGGACACGGTCAAAGCTCTTATCAAGGATAAGATTTCTTCTCTCGGATATATTCTCTGGGATGTGGAATATTACAAGGAAGGCGCATATTATAATCTGACCGTTACCATCGACAGCCCGGAAGGTATTTCGCTTTCCGACTGCGAAAAGGTAACAAAGCAGATTGACCCGATTCTCGATGAAAATGATCCTGTTCCTGACAGCTATTATCTCGAGGTTTCATCGGCCGGACTCGAACGCGAGCTTAAAACGGATGACCACATACGCGCATATATAGGAAAAGAAATAAAACTCGGCTTTTTTACCGCACTTGAATCCGGAGACAAATCTATATCCGGTATATTAAACGGATACAGAGATGAGGAGCTTTCGGTCACCATCGATGCAGGACTGAATAAAAGCGCCGAAACGGGATGCGATAAAAAAGAGCTTCGAATTTTGAAAAGATCCTGCGCATATATTCGCAGTGTATATAATGAAAATGAAGCGAACGCTGAAATAATTGAAAGGAACGATAAGCAAAATGATCAGCAATGA